Proteins encoded within one genomic window of Dyadobacter chenhuakuii:
- a CDS encoding phage tail protein, producing MAEPFLSEIRMVSFSFAPKGWALANGQLMPINQNQALFALLGTTFGGDGRVSFALPDYRGRTPIHVGAGHNLGERGGEQAHTLSVAELPKHAHLLNELDTGSVDNNVNNPLNNLFSNSKPNDLYQNTAANLVQLAPNTIGGGGGSQAHLNMQPFLTISFCIALQGIFPSQN from the coding sequence ATGGCAGAACCATTTTTATCAGAAATCAGAATGGTCAGTTTTTCATTTGCTCCCAAGGGTTGGGCGCTGGCAAACGGGCAGTTAATGCCCATTAACCAGAACCAGGCCCTTTTTGCTCTTCTGGGAACCACATTCGGCGGCGATGGCCGTGTCAGTTTTGCACTGCCTGATTATCGCGGCCGCACGCCGATTCACGTGGGCGCGGGACATAATCTGGGAGAACGGGGCGGTGAACAGGCCCACACCCTGAGCGTCGCTGAGCTTCCCAAACACGCGCATTTGCTGAACGAACTGGATACTGGGAGCGTAGACAACAATGTAAACAATCCCCTCAACAACCTGTTTTCCAACTCCAAACCCAACGACCTCTATCAGAATACGGCAGCCAATCTGGTCCAACTTGCTCCAAATACCATTGGCGGCGGCGGTGGCAGTCAGGCGCATTTAAACATGCAGCCGTTTCTCACAATCAGTTTTTGTATCGCTTTACAGGGCATTTTTCCAAGCCAGAATTAG
- a CDS encoding phage tail protein, which produces MAQPYIGEIRMFAGNFAPLGWSFCDGQLLPISENETLFQLIGTTYGGDGESTFCLPDLRGRLPVHQGNGFMLAEPGGAEEITLIVNQIPAHEHPMFASADGANSAQPLNAVIGNSSSVKMFMGDPPSAASMSPVSIRPTGGSLPHTNFQPYLCVSFIISLFGIFPSPT; this is translated from the coding sequence ATGGCGCAGCCTTATATTGGAGAAATCAGGATGTTCGCAGGGAATTTTGCCCCTCTCGGATGGTCCTTTTGCGACGGGCAACTTCTGCCTATCTCCGAAAACGAGACCCTTTTTCAGTTGATCGGAACTACCTATGGTGGGGATGGAGAGTCTACATTTTGTCTTCCGGACCTGCGTGGGCGCCTGCCGGTGCACCAGGGAAACGGATTTATGCTGGCCGAACCCGGGGGCGCGGAAGAAATTACGCTGATAGTCAACCAAATCCCGGCACATGAGCACCCCATGTTTGCTTCCGCGGATGGCGCAAATTCTGCGCAACCTCTCAATGCTGTTATCGGAAATTCATCTTCGGTGAAGATGTTTATGGGCGATCCACCGTCTGCTGCCTCAATGAGCCCGGTTAGCATTCGTCCTACCGGAGGCTCATTACCGCATACAAACTTCCAGCCTTATCTGTGTGTAAGCTTTATCATTTCACTTTTTGGCATATTCCCCTCTCCTACCTAA
- a CDS encoding phage tail protein, with protein MADPFVAEIRMVPFNFSPKGWAWCDGQYLPISQNTALFSLLGTTYGGDGKSNFALPDLQGRAPMHPGQGPGLSLHDLGESGGSETVTLLESEIPMHGHTVNITPQPGEISDPSGHTIARSVNGAVFLGGSPNGYMSASSIGEAGGSQPHNNMQPYLTTYFCIALQGVFPPRP; from the coding sequence ATGGCAGATCCATTTGTAGCAGAAATAAGAATGGTCCCTTTCAATTTTTCACCCAAAGGCTGGGCGTGGTGCGACGGACAATATCTTCCCATTTCACAAAATACAGCATTATTCTCCCTATTGGGTACGACGTATGGCGGTGATGGTAAATCCAATTTTGCATTGCCCGACCTGCAAGGACGCGCGCCCATGCATCCCGGCCAGGGCCCTGGCCTATCGCTTCACGACCTGGGAGAAAGCGGGGGCTCGGAAACGGTCACGCTCCTGGAATCGGAAATCCCTATGCATGGGCACACAGTAAACATTACACCGCAGCCGGGAGAAATTTCGGACCCATCGGGACATACGATCGCAAGGTCTGTTAATGGTGCTGTGTTTCTCGGTGGAAGTCCGAATGGCTATATGTCTGCCAGCTCAATCGGCGAGGCAGGCGGCAGTCAGCCGCACAACAATATGCAACCTTACCTGACCACCTATTTTTGCATAGCGCTGCAAGGAGTGTTTCCACCGCGGCCGTAG
- a CDS encoding GNAT family N-acetyltransferase, translating into MEFTPGHPEITLRRIDQSDMPSLLAMYASTREEEMSKVPGWSETMKREFIKSQFDAQHSHYQKNYSGADFWVICKNKSSVGRLYVHENFQGRGMRIIDITLLPAFRNYGIGSSILKDLMQLSTQSEKPLSIHVESFNPAKNLYNRLGFNKISETNGVYHLMEWKHTI; encoded by the coding sequence ATGGAGTTTACGCCAGGCCACCCGGAGATAACGCTACGCCGCATCGACCAGTCAGATATGCCCTCATTGCTTGCCATGTATGCGAGTACGCGCGAGGAAGAAATGAGTAAAGTGCCCGGATGGAGCGAGACGATGAAGCGTGAATTTATCAAAAGCCAGTTTGACGCGCAGCACAGCCATTATCAGAAAAACTATTCAGGAGCCGATTTTTGGGTGATTTGTAAAAATAAATCGAGTGTCGGCAGGCTGTATGTGCATGAAAATTTTCAAGGGCGGGGCATGCGGATCATTGACATCACCCTGCTTCCCGCGTTTCGGAATTACGGGATCGGAAGTAGTATACTTAAAGATCTGATGCAGCTTTCGACCCAATCCGAAAAACCGCTGAGCATACATGTCGAAAGCTTCAACCCCGCAAAAAACCTTTATAACCGGCTCGGGTTCAATAAAATAAGCGAAACAAACGGAGTCTATCATTTAATGGAATGGAAACATACGATTTAA
- a CDS encoding DUF6916 family protein — METYDLSKLTAQDFKDHLGQMLNIEFANGEAVAANVEKITELETYSPLERGAFSVVLQTPGDQNPRQQGIYKLLHPQSGPLEVFLVPIARDKGGVKYEAVFS; from the coding sequence ATGGAAACATACGATTTAAGCAAATTAACTGCCCAGGACTTCAAGGATCATCTGGGTCAGATGCTGAACATTGAATTTGCGAATGGTGAGGCTGTTGCGGCCAATGTGGAAAAAATAACCGAACTGGAAACCTACTCTCCGCTGGAAAGAGGCGCTTTTTCGGTAGTACTGCAAACCCCGGGCGACCAAAATCCCCGTCAGCAAGGAATTTACAAGCTTTTACATCCTCAGTCAGGCCCGCTGGAAGTGTTTCTGGTCCCGATCGCAAGGGACAAGGGCGGCGTAAAATACGAGGCCGTCTTCTCCTGA